Proteins co-encoded in one Chroicocephalus ridibundus chromosome 6, bChrRid1.1, whole genome shotgun sequence genomic window:
- the AGTR1 gene encoding type-1 angiotensin II receptor, which produces MIPNYSTEETVKRIHVDCPVSGRHNYIYIMVPTVYSIIFIIGIFGNSLVVIVIYCYMKLKTVASIFLLNLALADLCFLITLPLWAAYTAMEYQWPFGNCLCKLASAGISFNLYASVFLLTCLSIDRYLAIVHPVKSRIRRTMFVARITCIAIWLLAGVASLPVIIHRNIFFAENLNMTVCGFRYDNNNTTLRVGLGLSKNLLGFLIPFLIILTSYTLIWKTLKKAYQIQKNKTRNDDIFKMIVAIVFFFFFSWIPHQVFTFLDVLIQLHVITDCKITDIVDTAMPFTICIAYFNNCLNPFFYVFFGKNFKKYFLQLIKYIPPNVSAHPSLTTKMSSLSYRPPEKYTLAH; this is translated from the coding sequence ATGATTCCAAATTACTCTACTGAAGAAACAGTTAAAAGAATCCATGTCGACTGTCCCGTTTCGGGAAGGCACAATTACATCTACATTATGGTTCCAACTGTTTACAGCATCATCTTTATCATAGGCATATTTGGGAACAGCCTGGTCGTTATTGTCATTTACTGctacatgaaattaaaaacagtagCCAGCATCTTTCTGCTAAACCTGGCACTGGCTGACTTGTGTTTTTTAATAACTCTGCCGCTCTGGGCAGCCTACACAGCCATGGAGTACCAGTGGCCATTCGGCAACTGTTTATGTAAGTTAGCATCAGCAGGGATAAGTTTCAACCTGTACGCCAGCGTGTTCCTCCTCACGTGCCTCAGTATTGACCGGTACCTGGCCATAGTACATCCAGTGAAGTCCCGAATTCGACGTACCATGTTTGTGGCCAGAATAACTTGCATTGCCATCTGGCTTCTCGCCGGTGTGGCCAGTTTGCCCGTCATCATTCACCGCAACATATTCTTTGCTGAGAACTTGAACATGACAGTCTGCGGTTTTCGGTATGACAACAATAACACAACGCTCCGGGTCGGATTGGGTTTATCCAAAAATTTGCTGggctttttaattccttttctgatCATATTAACAAGCTACACCTTAATTTGGAAGACTCTGAAGAAGGCATATCAAATTCAAAAAAATAAGACTAGAAATGATGATATTTTTAAGATGATTGTGGCaatagtttttttcttcttcttttcctggaTTCCTCATCAAGTGTTCACTTTTCTGGATGTACTAATTCAATTACATGTAATAACAGACTGCAAAATCACTGATATTGTGGACACGGCTATGCCATTCACCATTTGCATTGCTTACTTTAACAACTGTTTGAAtccttttttttatgtgttttttggaaaaaactttaaaaaatacttccttcAGCTGATAAAATACATTCCACCAAATGTCAGCGCACATCCAAGCCTAACAACAAAAATGAGCTCCCTCTCATATCGGCCACCAGAAAAATACACGCTTGCCCACTAA